In Lepidochelys kempii isolate rLepKem1 chromosome 8, rLepKem1.hap2, whole genome shotgun sequence, a single genomic region encodes these proteins:
- the ARSI gene encoding arylsulfatase I, which translates to MAVYALTGFSLVSLLSFGYLSWDWMKPSLVRDFSMDPMEKSLPPAFSRPPHIIFILTDDQGYHDIGYHDSDIQTPMLDRLAAEGVKLENYYIQPICTPSRSQLITGRYQIHTGLQHSIIRPRQPNCLPLDQVTLPQKLQEAGYSTHMVGKWHLGFYKKECLPTRRGFDTFLGSLTGNVDYYTYDNCDGPGVCGYDLHEGENVAWDQSGKYSTFLYAQRVNKILATHNPKEPIFIYVAFQAVHTPLQSPKEYIYRYRSMGNVARRKYAAMVTCMDEAVRNITWALKKYGYYDNSVIVFSTDNGGQTFSGGSNWPLRGRKGTYWEGGVRGIGFVHSPLIKRKRRTSWALVHITDWYPTLVTLAGGNVSEAKGLDGYNVWPAISEGKESPRTEILHNIDPLYNHAKHGSLEGGFGIWNTAVQASIRVREWKLLTGDPGYSDWIPPQMLTNFPGSWWNLERLTDSVRKSVWLFNISADPYERDDLSDQRPDVVRALLKRLVHYNRTAIPVRYPAENPRAHPDFNGGAWGPWASEEEAEDWEGGGGPLRNKNKKKTCKICKLRSFFRKLNTRLMSNRI; encoded by the exons ATGGCTGTTTATGCTCTCACAGGTTTCTCACTAGTCAGCCTGCTTAGTTTTGGCTACTTGTCCTGGGACTGGATGAAACCCAGTTTGGTAAGGGACTTTTCCATGGACCCAATGGAGAAATCGCTCCCTCCTGCCTTCTCCAGACCGCCTCACATCATCTTCATTCTGACTGATGACCAGGGGTACCATGATATCGGGTACCATGACTCCGACATACAGACACCAATGCTAGACCGGCTAGCAGCCGAAGGAGTTAAACTGGAGAATTATTACATCCAGCCCATCTGTACCCCATCCAGGAGCCAACTTATAACAGGGAG GTACCAGATCCACACGGGCCTTCAGCACTCCATCATCCGGCCCCGGCAGCCCAACTGTCTGCCCCTGGATCAGGTCACGCTgccccaaaagctgcaggaagcgggCTACTCGACGCACATGGTGGGCAAGTGGCACCTTGGCTTCTACAAAAAGGAATGCCTGCCCACCCGGCGAGGCTTCGACACCTTTCTGGGCTCCCTGACAGGCAACGTGGATTACTACACTTACGACAACTGCGACGGACCCGGCGTCTGTGGCTATGACCTGCACGAAGGGGAGAACGTAGCGTGGGACCAGAGTGGGAAGTACTCAACCTTCCTCTATGCCCAGCGAGTGAACAAGATCCTGGCCACCCATAACCCCAAGGAGCCCATCTTTATCTATGTGGCGTTCCAAGCCGTGCACACGCCCCTGCAGTCCCCCAAAGAGTACATCTACCGCTACCGCTCCATGGGCAACGTGGCTCGGCGCAAATACGCCGCGATGGTGACGTGCATGGATGAGGCCGTGAGGAACATCACCTGGGCACTCAAGAAGTACGGTTACTATGACAACAGTGTGATTGTGTTCTCCACGGACAACGGCGGGCAGACGTTTTCCGGGGGAAGCAACTGGCCTCTGCGAGGCCGCAAAGGGACCTACTGGGAAGGCGGGGTCCGCGGCATCGGCTTTGTCCACAGCCCCCTGATCAAACGCAAGCGTAGGACCAGCTGGGCGCTGGTCCACATCACAGACTGGTACCCTACGCTGGTGACCCTGGCTGGGGGCAACGTGTCTGAAGCCAAGGGCCTGGATGGGTACAATGTGTGGCCGGCCATCAGCGAGGGCAAGGAGTCCCCGCGCACTGAAATCCTACACAACATCGACCCCCTCTACAACCACGCCAAGCACGGCTCACTGGAGGGCGGCTTTGGCATATGGAACACAGCTGTGCAGGCCTCCATACGGGTGAGGGAATGGAAGCTTCTGACTGGTGACCCTGGCTACAGCGACTGGATCCCTCCGCAGATGCTGACCAACTTCCCAGGGAGTTGGTGGAACCTGGAGCGGCTGACGGATAGCGTGCGCAAATCCGTCTGGCTCTTCAACATCTCGGCTGACCCCTACGAGCGCGACGACCTGTCGGACCAGCGCCCAGACGTGGTCAGGGCTCTCTTGAAGAGGCTCGTCCACTACAACCGGACTGCGATCCCGGTTAGGTACCCGGCCGAGAACCCCCGGGCCCACCCGGACTTCAACGGCGGTGCCTGGGGGCCGTGGGCCAGCGAGGAGGAAGCGGAGGATTGGGAGGGAGGTGGTGGGCCGCTGAGAAATAAAAACAAGAAGAAGACGTGCAAGATCTGCAAACTGCGCTCCTTTTTCCGGAAGCTGAACACCAGGCTGATGTCAAACCGCATCTGA